One genomic window of Evansella cellulosilytica DSM 2522 includes the following:
- a CDS encoding low molecular weight protein arginine phosphatase yields the protein MKNILFICTGNTCRSPLAERLFEHKKSNNTVTAKSAGIYATNGAQMSGGSRIALEKRGVKENHTSQPVDEELLQWADIILAMTESHKSAVIQQYPEKADHTFTLKEFVYEDKETKEKLERFKKRVAQFELKRASLHGNEQNTEEQREQLIRELENEQEAIYQLASELPGFDISDPYGGTEEMYENTAKEIEQAINKLIEKLEKEN from the coding sequence ATGAAAAATATTCTATTTATTTGCACAGGTAATACGTGTCGAAGTCCACTCGCGGAGAGACTTTTTGAGCATAAGAAATCGAATAACACGGTAACAGCTAAATCTGCTGGTATTTATGCGACGAATGGTGCACAAATGTCAGGAGGTTCCCGGATCGCATTGGAAAAGCGTGGAGTGAAGGAAAACCACACGTCACAACCAGTCGATGAAGAGCTTTTACAATGGGCAGATATTATTTTGGCAATGACAGAATCTCATAAAAGTGCGGTTATTCAGCAATACCCTGAAAAGGCAGATCACACATTTACATTAAAGGAATTTGTCTACGAGGATAAAGAAACGAAAGAAAAGCTAGAACGCTTTAAAAAGCGTGTAGCACAGTTTGAACTAAAAAGGGCTTCATTGCATGGGAATGAGCAAAATACAGAAGAACAAAGAGAGCAATTGATAAGAGAATTAGAAAACGAACAAGAAGCAATTTATCAGCTTGCCTCTGAACTGCCTGGCTTTGACATTAGTGACCCGTATGGTGGGACAGAAGAAATGTATGAAAACACAGCTAAAGAAATTGAACAAGCAATAAATAAATTGATAGAAAAGCTTGAGAAGGAAAACTAA